From Myotis daubentonii chromosome 15, mMyoDau2.1, whole genome shotgun sequence, one genomic window encodes:
- the LRRC4B gene encoding leucine-rich repeat-containing protein 4B, translated as MARACGSTCPPLPPGRMSWPHGALLFLWLFSPPLGAGGGGVALTSAAGGGSPPATSCPAACSCSNQASRVICTRRDLAEVPASIPVNTRYLNLQENGIQVIRTDTFKHLRHLEILQLSKNLVRKIEVGAFNGLPSLNTLELFDNRLTTVPTQAFEYLSKLRELWLRNNPIESIPSYAFNRVPSLRRLDLGELKRLEYISEAAFEGLVNLRYLNLGMCNLKDIPNLTALVRLEELELSGNRLDLIRPGSFQGLTSLRKLWLMHAQVATIERNAFDDLKSLEELNLSHNNLMSLPHDLFTPLHRLERVHLNHNPWHCNCDVLWLSWWLKETVPSNTTCCARCHAPAGLKGRYIGELDQSHFTCYAPVIVEPPTDLNVTEGMAAELKCRTGTSMTSVNWLTPNGTLMTHGSYRVRISVLHDGTLNFTNVTVQDTGQYTCMVTNSAGNTTASATLNVSAVDPVAAGGAAGGGGGGPGGGGGGGPGGSGGGYTYFTTVTVETLETQPGEEVLQTRGTEKEPPGPTTDGVWGAGGRAGDAAGAASSSSTTAPAPRSSRPTEKAFTVPITDVTENALKDLDDVMKTTKIIIGCFVAITFMAAVMLVAFYKLRKQHQLHKHHGPTRTVEIINVEDELPAASAVSVASAAAVAGGAGAGGDSHLALPALERDHLNHHHYAAAAFKAHYGANPGGGCKGPPGLNSIHEPLLFKSGSKENVQETQI; from the exons ATGGCGCGCGCCTGCGGCTCCACGTGCCCCCCACTGCCGCCTGGTAGGATGTCCTGGCCCCACGGGGCCCTGCTCTTCCTCTggctcttctccccacccctggggGCCGGCGGGGGTGGCGTGGCCTTGACCTCGGCGGCCGGAGGGGGCTCCCCGCCTGCCACCTCGTGCCCCGCGGCCTGCTCCTGCAGCAACCAGGCCAGCCGGGTGATCTGCACGCGGAGAGACCTGGCCGAGGTCCCGGCCAGCATCCCTGTCAACACGCGGTACCTGAACCTGCAGGAGAACGGCATCCAG gtgATCCGCACCGACACCTTCAAGCACCTCCGCCACCTGGAGATCCTGCAGCTGAGCAAGAACCTGGTGCGCAAGATCGAGGTGGGCGCCTTCAACGGGCTGCCCAGCCTGAACACGCTGGAGCTGTTCGACAACCGGCTGACCACGGTGCCCACGCAGGCCTTCGAGTACCTGTCCAAGCTGCGGGAGCTGTGGCTGCGCAACAACCCCATCGAGAGCATCCCGTCCTACGCCTTCAACCGCGTGCCCTCGCTGCGGCGCCTGGACCTGGGCGAGCTCAAGCGGCTGGAGTACATCTCGGAGGCGGCCTTCGAGGGCCTGGTCAACCTGCGCtacctcaacctgggcatgtgcaacCTCAAGGACATCCCCAACCTGACGGCCCTGGTGCGGCTGGAGGAGCTGGAACTGTCGGGCAACCGGCTGGACCTGATCCGCCCGGGCTCCTTCCAGGGCCTCACCAGCCTGCGCAAGCTGTGGCTCATGCACGCCCAGGTGGCCACCATCGAGCGCAACGCCTTCGACGACCTCAAGTCGCTGGAGGAGCTCAACCTGTCCCACAACAACCTGATGTCGCTGCCCCACGACCTCTTCACGCCCCTGCACCGCCTCGAGCGCGTGCACCTCAACCACAACCCCTGGCACTGCAACTGCGACGTGCTCTGGCTCAGCTGGTGGCTCAAGGAGACCGTGCCCAGCAACACCACCTGCTGCGCGCGCTGCCACGCGCCCGCCGGCCTCAAGGGGCGCTACATCGGCGAGCTGGACCAGTCGCACTTCACCTGCTACGCGCCCGTCATCGTGGAGCCGCCCACGGACCTCAACGTGACCGAGGGCATGGCCGCCGAGCTCAAGTGCCGCACGGGCACCTCCATGACCTCGGTCAACTGGCTGACGCCCAACGGCACCCTCATGACGCACGGCTCCTACCGCGTGCGCATCTCCGTGCTGCACGACGGCACCCTCAACTTCACCAACGTCACGGTGCAGGACACGGGCCAGTACACGTGCATGGTGACGAACTCGGCGGGCAACACCACCGCCTCGGCCACGCTCAACGTCTCGGCCGTGGACCCCGTGGCGGCCGGGGGCGCtgccggcggcggcgggggcgggcccgggggcggcggcgggggtggccccggcggcagcggcggcggctaCACCTACTTCACCACGGTGACCGTGGAGACGCTGGAGACGCAGCCCGGCGAGGAGGTCCTGCAGACGCGGGGGACGGAGAAGGAGCCGCCCGGGCCCACGACGGACGGCGTCTGGGGCGCCGGGGGCCGCGCGGGGGACGCGGCCGGCGCGGCCTCGTCGTCGTCCACCACGGCGCCCGCCCCGCGCTCCTCGCGGCCCACGGAGAAGGCGTTCACGGTGCCCATCACGGACGTGACGGAGAACGCGCTCAAGGACCTGGACGACGTCATGAAGACCACCAAGATCATCATCGGCTGCTTCGTGGCCATCACGTTCATGGCCGCCGTGATGCTCGTGGCCTTCTACAAGCTGCGCAAGCAGCACCAGCTGCACAAGCACCACGGGCCCACGCGCACCGTGGAGATCATCAACGTGGAAGACGAGCTGCCCGCCGCCTCGGCCGTGTCCGTGGCCTCGGCGGCCGCCgtggcgggcggggcgggcgcgggcggggacagccacctggccctgcccgccCTGGAGCGCGACCACCTCAACCACCACCACTACGCGGCGGCCGCCTTCAAGGCGCACTACGGCGCCAACCCCGGCGGCGGCTGCAAGGGCCCGCCCGGCCTCAACTCCATCCACGAACCTCTGCTCTTCAAGAGCGGCTCCAAGGAGAACGTGCAGGAGACGCAGATCTGA
- the ASPDH gene encoding aspartate dehydrogenase domain-containing protein has product MAPDRVPRRVGVVGYGRLGQSLVSHLLTQGPELGLELVFVWNRDPGRLVGKVPPSLQLQNLADLGERHPDLVVEVAHPKIIQESGAQILRHANLLVGSPSALADQATERQLLEASKRWNHAVFVARGALWGTEDISRLDAAGGLQSLRVTMATHPDGFRLEGPLAAAQSTGPRTVLYEGPVRGLCPFAPRNSNTMAAAALAAPSLGFDRVIGVLVADRSLTDMHVVDVELSGPPGPTGRRFAVHTHRENPAEPGAVTGSATVTAFWRSLLGCSQLPSRPGIHIC; this is encoded by the exons ATGGCCCCGGACAGGGTCCCgcggagggtgggggtggtgggctACGGCCGTCTCG GACAGTCCCTGGTCTCCCACCTGCTGACTCAGGGGCCGGAACTGGGCCTAGAACTGGTTTTTGTCTGGAATCGAGACCCGGGACGCCTGGTGGGGAAAGTGCCCCCGTCCCTGCAGCTGCAGAACCTCGCTGACCTTGGGGAGAG GCACCCCGACCTTGTGGTGGAAGTGGCCCATCCCAAAATAATCCAGGAATCTGGGGCACAGATCCTGCGCCACGCCAACCTCCTG GTGGGGTCCCCCTCAGCGCTGGCTGACCAGGCCACAGAGCGGCAGCTCCTGGAGGCCTCCAAACGCTGGAACCACGCCGTGTTCGTGGCCCGGGGGGCCCTGTGGGGCACTGAGGACATCAGCAGACTGGACGCGGCTGGGGGCCTCCAG AGCCTCCGTGTCACCATGGCCACACATCCCGATGGCTTCCGGCTGGAGGGACCCCTGGCCGCCGCTCAGAGCACGGGGCCTCGCACTGTGCTCTACGAAGGCCCTGTGCGTGGGCTCTGCCCCTTTGCCCCCCGAAACTCCAACACCATGGCGGCTGCCGCCCTGGCGGCCCCCAGCCTGGGGTTCGACCGCGTGATCGGGGTGCTGGTGGCGGACCGCAG CCTCACGGACATGCACGTGGTGGATGTGGAGCTGAGCGGGCCCCCGGGCCCCACGGGACGACGCTTCGCTGTGCACACCCACCGGGAGAACCCCGCCGAGCCCGGCGCCGTCACGGGCTCTGCCACCGTCACCGCCTTCTGGCGCAGCCTCCTGG GCTGCAGCCAGCTCCCTTCCAGGCCCGGGATCCACATCTGCTGA
- the JOSD2 gene encoding josephin-2, which yields MSQGPGAPPRPSVYHERQRLELCAIHALNNVLQQRLFSQEAADEICKRLAPDCRLNPHRSFLGTGNYDVNVIMAALQGLGLAAVWWDRRRPLSQLALPQVLGLILNLPAPVSLGLLSLPLRRRHWVALRQVDGVYYNLDSKLRAPEALGDEDGLRAFLGAVLAPGLCQVLVVVTKEVEEKSSWLLTD from the exons AtgtcccagggcccaggagcGCCGCCACGACCCTCTGTGTACCACGAGCGGCAGCGCCTGGAGCTGTGTGCCATCCACGCCCTCAACAACGTCCTGCAGCAGCGGCTCTTTAGCCAGGAGGCTGCCGATGAGATCTGCAAGAG GTTGGCCCCCGACTGCCGGCTGAACCCCCATCGCAGCTTCCTGGGCACCGGCAACTATGACGTCAATGTGATCATGGCCGCTCtgcaggggctgggcctggccgCGGTGTGGTGGGACCGAAGGAG GCCCCtgtcccagctggccctgccccaggtgcTGGGGCTGATCCTGAACCTGCCGGCGCCTGTGTCGCTGGGGCTGCTGTCGCTGCCCCTGCGCCGGCGGCACTGGGTGGCCCTGCGCCAGGTGGATGGCGTCTACTACAACCTGGACTCCAAGCTGCGGGCGCCCGAGGCGCTGGGGGATGAGGACGGCCTcag GGCCTTCCTGGGGGCCGTGCTGGCCCCGggcctgtgccaggtgctggtggtggtgaccaaggaggtggaggagaagaGCAGCTGGCTGCTGACCGACTGA